The following proteins are encoded in a genomic region of Candidatus Methylospira mobilis:
- a CDS encoding methyl-accepting chemotaxis protein, translating into MAIIKKSVNVNRDVPTEVRASAARDAEVQRKKARTLAKQQQAAERIAAATGQLSAGVNEAASAAEELKRASDQIATGAEEASGSAQESVTALGQVAAAVTRQLQNADISQTKMDACQTLVAKTSAEVASLITNVDVAAQRQIASVAMVVELEKQAANIGDIVKAVGRIADQTNLLALNAAIEAARAGQHGKGFAVVADEVRTLAETSEKSAKQIQDLVGQIQQEVKVIAEGINTSAKTVEAEIENGKTISAQLEQIRLDAIVVTDAVREIATGAQQSNTASQQALQAAENIASAAEEQSSAAEESGKTVAEQAQALAECEQLAQSLSELADELKNSTDVAKSAEEVASAAEELSSAVQEINRSGTQIMAAIEQIRKGAQVQAAATEESASALAQIEKGLEVGQARAAVCLEKVNVIRGLLDTNKTSVDALIKGISDSAVASRDSIKQVKDLELVSRRIDKIVDAIATVSIQTNMLAVNGSIEAARAGEFGKGFVVVATDIRNLAHDSAENADRIKDLVKAVQDQIGVVGRDLNEIVVAAQSEVEKAKASTVALVNIEIDVAGVEKSTQEILIAANEIAAALGQVKTGVDQIAAAAQEADKAATEAAAAATQQSKGAEELAAAIEEIASLADELQSA; encoded by the coding sequence ATGGCAATCATCAAAAAATCAGTAAACGTAAACCGTGACGTGCCGACTGAAGTTCGCGCTTCAGCTGCCAGGGATGCGGAAGTTCAGCGTAAGAAAGCGCGTACCCTGGCCAAGCAGCAGCAAGCGGCAGAGCGTATCGCCGCCGCCACCGGCCAGTTGTCCGCAGGCGTGAACGAAGCCGCTTCCGCCGCCGAAGAGCTGAAGCGCGCTTCCGATCAGATCGCCACCGGCGCGGAAGAAGCGTCCGGCTCCGCACAGGAATCGGTAACCGCGCTGGGACAGGTCGCAGCCGCCGTTACCCGTCAGCTGCAAAACGCGGACATCAGCCAGACCAAGATGGATGCCTGCCAGACGCTGGTAGCCAAAACCAGCGCCGAAGTCGCCAGCCTGATCACCAACGTTGATGTTGCAGCGCAACGTCAGATCGCATCCGTGGCCATGGTCGTCGAGCTGGAAAAGCAGGCCGCCAACATCGGCGATATCGTCAAGGCGGTCGGACGCATTGCCGACCAGACCAACCTGCTGGCATTGAATGCCGCCATCGAAGCGGCGCGCGCCGGCCAGCACGGCAAGGGTTTTGCCGTGGTGGCCGACGAAGTGCGCACGCTGGCGGAAACTTCGGAGAAAAGCGCGAAACAGATTCAGGATCTGGTCGGACAAATCCAGCAGGAAGTCAAGGTGATTGCCGAAGGTATCAATACCTCGGCCAAAACTGTTGAAGCCGAAATCGAAAACGGCAAAACCATTTCCGCACAACTGGAGCAGATCCGTCTCGACGCGATTGTGGTAACCGACGCCGTGCGCGAAATCGCTACCGGCGCGCAGCAATCCAATACCGCATCGCAGCAGGCGCTACAAGCTGCCGAAAACATAGCTTCCGCCGCCGAGGAGCAATCCAGCGCCGCCGAAGAATCCGGAAAGACAGTTGCCGAACAGGCGCAGGCGCTGGCCGAATGCGAACAGTTGGCGCAAAGCCTGTCGGAACTGGCCGACGAGCTGAAAAACTCCACCGATGTCGCCAAGAGCGCAGAAGAAGTCGCCTCAGCCGCCGAAGAACTGTCTTCAGCCGTGCAGGAAATCAACCGTTCCGGCACCCAGATCATGGCCGCCATCGAACAGATACGCAAAGGCGCGCAGGTGCAGGCCGCCGCCACCGAAGAATCCGCCTCCGCGTTGGCGCAGATCGAAAAAGGCCTGGAAGTCGGGCAGGCGCGCGCCGCAGTCTGTCTTGAAAAAGTCAATGTAATAAGAGGCCTGCTCGACACCAACAAGACATCTGTCGATGCCTTGATCAAGGGCATCAGCGATTCAGCAGTCGCATCGCGCGACAGCATCAAGCAGGTCAAGGATCTGGAACTGGTATCGCGCCGCATCGACAAGATCGTCGACGCCATCGCCACCGTGTCGATCCAGACCAATATGCTCGCCGTCAACGGCTCCATCGAAGCTGCGCGCGCCGGTGAATTCGGCAAGGGTTTCGTGGTAGTCGCCACAGATATTCGCAATCTGGCGCACGATTCCGCCGAAAACGCCGACCGCATCAAGGACCTGGTCAAGGCGGTACAGGACCAAATCGGCGTGGTCGGGCGCGACCTGAATGAAATCGTCGTCGCGGCGCAGAGCGAAGTGGAAAAGGCCAAGGCCAGCACCGTTGCGCTGGTGAATATCGAAATCGATGTCGCCGGCGTGGAAAAAAGCACACAGGAAATCCTCATCGCCGCCAACGAAATCGCCGCCGCGCTCGGACAAGTAAAAACCGGTGTCGATCAGATTGCAGCAGCCGCGCAGGAAGCCGACAAAGCCGCCACAGAAGCCGCCGCCGCCGCCACCCAACAGTCCAAGGGCGCGGAAGAACTGGCCGCAGCCATCGAAGAAATTGCTTCTCTCGCCGACGAATTGCAGAGCGCCTGA
- a CDS encoding chemotaxis protein CheW yields MTAETLEQPENSASSESDALQAQESNVRQFVTFIVDDEVFAVDMAPVQEIIRVPDVVRVPLAPLTLDGLANLRGKVLPIISLRRIFGFPERDDDDATRAVVIDLGQPLGFVVDHVASVVGVEIGKIEDVSAIRGTVNTELLAGLLKDAGGHAMIMVLDFGKLIASEFAEISALSRRAESGGRYGDTANEAEKSGDELQLVSFAVAGQEYAITIDDVQEIVQMPEHIMHVPHAESHVLGVMTLRNRLLPLVSLRRMFALLPQDADERSRIVVVTLGAISVGVVMDSVNEVLRVPKTQVDAMPGLLARDGELSEITQICRLDGGKRLVSIISAGNIFRHSAIKEALSTVEKMQDDNAVYATGNQQDDLVEDDEQMVVFRLGKEEFGVPIESVQEIVRVPDELTHVPKAPAFVEGVINLRGAVLPVIDQRLRLGLETVERNEQQRIMVYLFDNVRTGFIVDSVTEVLKIRKDTIEASPHLSGEQARLIARVANLEKQKRIIQLIDPSRLMEGQDMQGLAALAG; encoded by the coding sequence ATGACTGCAGAAACTCTGGAACAGCCCGAGAACAGCGCGAGCTCGGAGAGCGATGCTCTCCAGGCGCAAGAGTCCAACGTCCGCCAGTTTGTCACGTTTATTGTCGACGATGAGGTATTTGCCGTGGATATGGCGCCGGTACAGGAAATCATTCGCGTACCCGACGTGGTGCGCGTGCCGCTGGCCCCACTCACGCTGGACGGTCTCGCCAACCTGCGCGGCAAGGTGTTGCCGATCATTTCCTTACGGCGCATTTTCGGCTTTCCCGAACGGGACGATGACGATGCCACGCGCGCCGTGGTCATAGACTTGGGGCAACCGCTCGGTTTTGTGGTGGATCACGTCGCCAGCGTAGTCGGCGTCGAGATTGGCAAAATCGAAGATGTCAGCGCGATCCGCGGCACTGTCAATACCGAACTGCTGGCCGGTCTGCTGAAGGACGCCGGCGGACATGCGATGATCATGGTGCTCGACTTCGGCAAACTGATCGCCAGCGAATTCGCCGAAATCTCCGCGCTTTCCCGCCGTGCCGAGAGCGGCGGCCGTTATGGTGATACGGCGAACGAGGCAGAAAAATCGGGCGACGAACTGCAACTGGTGAGTTTTGCCGTAGCAGGACAGGAATACGCTATAACCATCGACGACGTGCAGGAAATCGTGCAGATGCCTGAGCACATCATGCATGTGCCTCACGCCGAATCGCATGTGCTGGGCGTGATGACGCTCAGAAACCGGCTGCTGCCGCTGGTCAGTTTGCGCCGCATGTTCGCGCTGCTGCCGCAGGATGCCGACGAGCGCAGCCGTATCGTGGTGGTTACGCTGGGCGCGATCTCGGTAGGCGTGGTCATGGACAGCGTCAACGAAGTGCTGCGCGTGCCGAAAACACAGGTTGACGCCATGCCCGGCCTGCTGGCGCGCGACGGCGAACTGTCAGAGATCACCCAAATTTGCCGGCTGGACGGAGGCAAGCGCCTGGTATCGATCATTTCCGCCGGCAATATATTCCGCCATTCGGCAATCAAGGAGGCTTTGAGTACCGTGGAAAAAATGCAAGACGACAATGCCGTGTATGCAACCGGCAACCAGCAGGACGATCTCGTCGAGGACGACGAGCAAATGGTGGTGTTCCGTTTGGGCAAGGAGGAATTCGGTGTGCCGATCGAGAGCGTGCAGGAAATTGTACGCGTACCCGACGAACTGACCCATGTGCCCAAAGCGCCCGCTTTCGTCGAGGGAGTGATCAACCTGCGCGGCGCTGTGCTGCCGGTGATCGACCAGCGTCTGCGTTTGGGCCTGGAAACGGTGGAACGCAATGAGCAGCAGCGCATCATGGTCTATCTGTTCGACAATGTGCGTACCGGTTTCATCGTCGATTCCGTCACCGAGGTGCTGAAAATCCGCAAGGATACGATTGAAGCCTCGCCTCACCTTTCCGGGGAGCAGGCTCGCCTGATCGCGCGCGTGGCCAATCTGGAAAAGCAGAAGCGTATCATCCAGTTGATCGATCCTTCGCGATTGATGGAAGGCCAGGATATGCAAGGTTTGGCGGCGCTGGCGGGGTAA
- the cheB gene encoding chemotaxis-specific protein-glutamate methyltransferase CheB, with translation MIKLLIVDDSALMRRQLTTLFEAEGGFEIRLARNGKEAVEENLLFKPDVVTLDINMPEMDGLTALSLIMAQRPVAVVMVSSLTEKGALATFEALALGAVDYVAKPEGTISLTIDVIRSELINKVRAAARARLKTSRGLVSRIREERSQQTAARPANVRRDMSSEGVVIIGVSTGGPRTLEDILPLLPADFPWPVLVAQHMPSSFTLPFAARMNELCVLQVVEASRPVLIKAGTIYIAKGGADLVLTQRGGSGVMVLAKPESKDFLWHPSVELLGRSALEHCDPARIIAVMLTGMGYDGADAFTEIKKRGGRTIAESEETAVVFGMPAELIKRGGASIVLSAEKIANQIITWAG, from the coding sequence ATGATCAAGCTGCTTATAGTCGACGATTCGGCGTTGATGCGCCGCCAACTGACCACACTGTTCGAAGCAGAGGGCGGTTTCGAAATACGCTTGGCGCGCAACGGCAAGGAGGCGGTCGAAGAAAATCTGCTGTTCAAACCGGATGTGGTGACTTTGGACATCAACATGCCGGAAATGGACGGCCTTACCGCATTGTCGTTGATCATGGCGCAACGGCCGGTGGCGGTGGTCATGGTGTCGTCGCTGACGGAAAAAGGCGCGTTGGCAACTTTTGAGGCGCTGGCTCTAGGGGCCGTGGACTATGTGGCCAAACCGGAGGGAACCATTTCGCTCACCATTGATGTTATTCGGAGCGAATTGATAAACAAGGTTCGAGCTGCCGCAAGAGCCAGACTCAAGACCAGCAGAGGGCTTGTTTCACGCATCCGCGAGGAACGTTCGCAGCAAACGGCTGCGCGTCCGGCCAATGTGCGCCGTGATATGAGTAGTGAGGGTGTGGTCATCATCGGTGTCTCCACCGGCGGGCCACGCACACTGGAGGATATTCTGCCTTTGCTGCCGGCGGATTTTCCGTGGCCGGTGCTGGTGGCCCAACACATGCCCTCCAGTTTTACTTTGCCTTTCGCCGCGCGTATGAACGAATTATGCGTATTGCAGGTGGTCGAAGCCTCTCGCCCGGTGCTCATCAAAGCCGGCACCATTTACATCGCCAAGGGCGGCGCCGATCTGGTGCTGACGCAACGCGGCGGAAGCGGAGTCATGGTATTGGCCAAGCCGGAAAGCAAGGATTTTCTTTGGCACCCTTCGGTGGAACTGCTGGGGCGCTCGGCTCTGGAGCATTGCGACCCGGCGCGCATCATAGCGGTGATGCTGACCGGCATGGGTTATGACGGCGCGGATGCTTTTACCGAGATCAAAAAACGAGGCGGGCGCACGATCGCCGAATCGGAGGAAACCGCGGTGGTATTCGGCATGCCGGCAGAGTTGATCAAACGCGGCGGCGCATCGATCGTATTGAGCGCGGAAAAAATTGCCAACCAAATTATTACCTGGGCCGGATAG
- a CDS encoding HEAT repeat domain-containing protein — protein MPIVKQQTLQVTEEEKRQWPRDFDGLTIALESGDTTARRWAARDLAEFPGASTILAARLKSEPSPNVRDAILSALTRLGDRQAVAGLVECLRSEDAALRNEAIESMKALPEEVAPIMDELLSDADPDVRIFAVNILESLRHPRVEAWLVAVIERDAHVNVCATALDLLSELGSEISRHALERLPLRFPDEPYITFVTNLALKRLNEN, from the coding sequence ATGCCCATAGTAAAACAGCAAACACTGCAAGTAACAGAAGAAGAGAAACGGCAGTGGCCGCGTGATTTCGACGGTTTGACCATAGCGCTGGAGAGCGGCGACACCACTGCCCGGCGTTGGGCTGCGCGTGATCTGGCGGAGTTTCCGGGGGCCTCAACAATTTTGGCGGCGCGCCTGAAATCTGAGCCCAGTCCCAATGTGCGCGACGCAATCCTGAGCGCGCTGACGCGTTTGGGCGACAGGCAAGCCGTCGCCGGGCTGGTGGAATGCCTGCGCAGTGAAGACGCGGCCTTGCGCAACGAGGCCATCGAGTCGATGAAGGCCTTACCGGAGGAAGTTGCGCCCATCATGGATGAACTGCTCTCCGACGCCGACCCGGATGTGCGAATTTTTGCGGTGAATATACTTGAATCGCTACGCCATCCCAGGGTCGAAGCCTGGCTGGTGGCGGTGATTGAGCGCGACGCGCATGTCAATGTCTGCGCCACCGCCCTTGATCTGCTCAGCGAACTAGGCTCAGAAATTTCCAGGCATGCGCTGGAACGTCTCCCGTTACGATTCCCTGATGAACCCTATATCACATTCGTGACCAACCTGGCCTTGAAGCGCCTCAATGAAAACTGA
- a CDS encoding CheR family methyltransferase, with translation MKTDAATAKMSISDEDFRTFREYFYRKTGIHFEDSKRYFVDKRLMERIAATDSKSFRGYFIMLRLETSGVELQALVNLMTVNETYFFREEYQFQCMVTSLLKEITQHKKDNRFPIRIWSIPSSSGEEAYSIVIYLLEYWPGIHDWDVEIISSDIDTNIISRAQLGHYSPRSVQHLPPHLLDKYFTMSAGNYQINDDINQSVEFTRVNLMNLADVRAYRGFDIVFCRNLLIYFDELSRRQAADTFFDALNPGGFVCLGHSESMSRTSSLFRVRKFPEAIVYQKPLEDA, from the coding sequence ATGAAAACTGATGCCGCTACGGCGAAAATGTCCATCAGCGATGAGGATTTCCGGACATTCCGCGAATATTTTTATCGTAAAACCGGCATCCATTTCGAGGATTCCAAGCGTTACTTTGTCGACAAACGTCTGATGGAGCGCATTGCGGCGACCGATTCCAAAAGTTTTCGCGGTTATTTTATCATGCTGCGCCTAGAGACTTCCGGTGTAGAGCTTCAGGCCCTGGTCAATCTGATGACGGTCAATGAGACCTATTTCTTCCGGGAAGAGTATCAGTTCCAATGCATGGTCACTTCCCTGCTGAAGGAAATCACCCAGCACAAAAAAGACAACCGGTTTCCTATTCGGATCTGGTCTATCCCTTCTTCATCGGGCGAAGAGGCCTATTCCATCGTGATTTACCTGCTGGAATACTGGCCAGGCATCCATGATTGGGATGTGGAAATTATTTCTTCGGATATCGACACGAATATTATCAGCCGGGCGCAGCTCGGACATTACTCGCCCCGTTCGGTGCAGCACCTGCCGCCGCATCTGCTGGATAAATACTTCACGATGTCCGCCGGTAATTACCAGATCAATGACGATATCAACCAATCGGTGGAATTCACTCGCGTCAATCTGATGAACTTGGCCGATGTACGAGCTTACCGCGGTTTCGATATTGTGTTTTGCCGCAACCTGCTGATTTATTTTGACGAACTGTCTCGCCGTCAGGCAGCCGATACTTTTTTTGATGCGCTGAATCCGGGCGGTTTTGTGTGTCTCGGCCATTCGGAATCGATGAGCCGGACGTCCTCGTTGTTTCGGGTACGCAAATTTCCCGAAGCCATCGTGTACCAAAAACCCCTGGAGGATGCATGA
- a CDS encoding response regulator — MKRILVVDDAATVRLYHRNILESSGYTVDEAVNGIEALEKTLQMQFDLYIVDVNMPKLDGYGFLEELRSHDLPQAPAMMVSTEAGARDRIRALSVGANLYLVKPVKPEELLSHARLLLGEAET; from the coding sequence ATGAAGCGCATACTCGTTGTCGACGATGCCGCCACGGTACGCTTGTATCACCGCAATATTCTTGAATCTTCCGGTTATACGGTAGATGAGGCGGTAAACGGTATCGAAGCGCTGGAAAAGACCTTGCAAATGCAATTCGACCTTTATATCGTCGATGTCAACATGCCCAAGCTGGACGGTTATGGCTTTCTCGAAGAGCTGCGCAGCCACGATCTGCCGCAGGCGCCTGCGATGATGGTCTCCACGGAAGCGGGAGCCAGAGACCGGATCCGCGCCTTAAGCGTGGGCGCCAACCTTTATCTGGTTAAACCGGTTAAGCCGGAAGAACTGTTGTCTCACGCCAGACTGTTGTTGGGGGAGGCAGAAACATGA
- a CDS encoding chemotaxis protein CheA, with protein MNPLLEQFISEARDLLPAIGEKLLQLETDPTSAELIKELFRLVHTLKGSSGLFEFPEMTRVLHAGEDLLDRVRDARVAYSRTLADRLLDGMDFVGMLLDEIEATGGINAAHADNSARLAQSLRQLTGDSDEAKPTESGSIAANSAPIGLDCQQPSNSSSSVDLSEIPENLRMQLYRDVLAGAPLTWLEYTPEEDCFFKGEDPLFLMQQIPETAWGNIAARQAWPPLAELDAYRCKLVFRALTTAGPAILHELFRYIPEQVCIVAVPATALLQPCGNENGEAVLEAESHARSFRTIVQTQREILGLPDSDALLPGRLKSIAAALAACLRAIGKTGLLAGLDAALEQALSVTKAGPLLAWLDEHLPEAQALKTAERRAEVTLQAGAQAAEPSAPHPEAAIKFGRRAEDSISSIKTVKVDQVKIDRLMNLIGEMVVAKNSLPYLASRAETQYGLRELSREIKAQYAVVNRIAEEMQNAIMQIRMMPVSFIFQRFPRLVRDTSRKLGKEVNLVLEGEDTEADKNIIEALADPLIHIVRNSLDHGIELPDSRRAAGKPAAGCLSIHASQETDRVLIEISDDGKGIDPDIIKRKAYEKGLIDEAALERITDKEAVNLVFAAGFSTVEVVSDLSGRGVGMDVVRSAVEKVSGIVSLDSEKGYGTRIRLSLPLSMAITHVMIIESNQRIFGVPIENVVETVRVSCAAVHTIKRRLTTVLRGRIVPLVALNDLLALDEPQQLNQDNEMAILVVRLNNDLIGVIVDDFRQTVDIILKPLTGILGGLPGYAGSALLGDGSVLMVLNFKELIK; from the coding sequence ATGAATCCTTTACTCGAACAATTTATTTCCGAAGCGCGCGACTTGTTGCCGGCTATCGGCGAAAAACTGTTGCAGCTCGAAACCGACCCGACAAGCGCCGAGCTGATTAAAGAACTTTTTCGTCTGGTGCATACACTAAAAGGCAGCAGCGGTTTGTTCGAGTTCCCGGAAATGACCCGTGTACTGCATGCAGGTGAAGACTTGCTGGACAGGGTGCGCGATGCGCGTGTTGCCTATTCCCGTACCCTGGCTGACCGGTTGCTTGATGGGATGGATTTCGTCGGCATGCTGCTGGACGAAATTGAAGCAACCGGGGGCATCAATGCCGCACACGCCGATAACTCGGCGCGTCTGGCCCAATCATTACGCCAGCTGACGGGCGATAGCGATGAAGCGAAACCCACGGAATCGGGGTCGATTGCGGCAAACAGCGCTCCAATCGGGCTGGATTGCCAGCAACCATCCAACTCATCGTCTTCCGTTGATTTGAGTGAAATACCTGAAAACCTGCGCATGCAGCTTTACCGCGATGTGCTGGCGGGAGCGCCGTTGACGTGGCTGGAGTATACGCCGGAGGAAGATTGCTTCTTCAAAGGCGAAGACCCGTTGTTTCTGATGCAACAGATTCCTGAAACTGCTTGGGGCAACATCGCGGCGCGGCAGGCATGGCCGCCGTTGGCGGAATTGGATGCCTACCGCTGCAAGCTCGTTTTCCGGGCGCTGACAACCGCCGGCCCCGCCATTCTGCATGAACTGTTCCGTTACATTCCCGAACAAGTCTGCATTGTTGCCGTACCCGCGACTGCATTGCTTCAACCCTGCGGCAACGAAAACGGCGAAGCGGTTTTGGAAGCTGAATCCCATGCCCGAAGTTTCCGTACCATCGTTCAAACCCAGCGCGAAATACTGGGCTTGCCGGATAGCGACGCATTACTGCCGGGCCGCTTGAAATCGATTGCGGCAGCGCTGGCGGCTTGCCTTCGAGCCATCGGTAAAACCGGACTGCTGGCCGGTTTGGACGCTGCGCTGGAGCAAGCCTTGAGCGTGACGAAAGCAGGTCCGCTGCTGGCCTGGCTGGATGAACACCTGCCCGAAGCGCAGGCGCTGAAGACGGCTGAACGGCGCGCAGAAGTTACGTTGCAAGCGGGCGCTCAGGCGGCGGAGCCATCCGCGCCCCATCCGGAAGCAGCGATCAAGTTTGGCCGCCGCGCCGAGGACAGCATCAGCAGCATCAAGACAGTCAAGGTAGACCAGGTCAAAATTGACCGATTGATGAACCTGATCGGCGAAATGGTCGTGGCCAAAAACAGTCTGCCTTATCTCGCCAGCCGCGCCGAGACGCAATATGGGTTGCGCGAACTTTCGCGCGAGATCAAGGCCCAGTACGCTGTGGTCAACCGCATCGCAGAAGAAATGCAGAATGCCATCATGCAGATACGTATGATGCCGGTTTCCTTTATTTTCCAGCGTTTCCCGCGCCTGGTACGCGATACATCCAGAAAACTGGGTAAGGAGGTCAATCTGGTGCTGGAGGGCGAGGATACCGAAGCGGATAAAAATATTATCGAAGCCTTGGCCGATCCGTTGATTCATATCGTGCGCAATAGTCTGGATCACGGCATCGAATTGCCGGATTCGCGCCGCGCCGCCGGCAAACCGGCAGCCGGATGCCTGAGCATACACGCCAGTCAGGAAACGGACCGGGTACTGATCGAAATTTCCGATGACGGCAAAGGTATAGATCCGGACATCATCAAACGCAAAGCTTACGAAAAAGGCCTCATCGACGAAGCCGCCCTGGAACGTATCACTGATAAGGAAGCCGTGAATCTGGTGTTTGCTGCCGGTTTTTCTACAGTAGAGGTGGTGTCAGATCTATCGGGCCGCGGCGTCGGTATGGATGTGGTGCGGAGCGCCGTGGAGAAGGTGAGCGGCATCGTTTCTTTAGACAGTGAAAAGGGCTACGGCACCCGCATCCGCCTGTCCTTGCCGCTGTCCATGGCGATCACTCATGTCATGATCATTGAGTCCAACCAGCGGATTTTCGGTGTACCGATAGAGAATGTAGTAGAAACGGTCAGAGTATCATGTGCTGCCGTTCATACCATCAAACGGCGATTGACCACGGTCTTGCGCGGACGTATCGTTCCACTCGTAGCACTCAATGATCTTTTGGCTCTGGACGAACCGCAACAGCTCAATCAGGACAATGAGATGGCGATCCTGGTCGTGCGCTTGAACAACGATCTGATCGGCGTCATCGTCGATGATTTTCGTCAAACCGTGGACATCATACTCAAACCGTTGACCGGCATTCTTGGCGGCCTCCCCGGGTATGCCGGTTCGGCGTTGCTGGGCGATGGATCGGTGCTGATGGTGCTGAATTTCAAGGAACTCATTAAATGA
- a CDS encoding response regulator, with product MTKTIMIVDDSATMLMSLQSTLELIGFEVVSAADGEIALDKLKNSPKPDLIITDINMPKMDGIELIRQTRSLPGFRFTPILVLTTESQQTKREEAKQLGATGWLIKPIGGENLHKVIKQVLPGA from the coding sequence ATGACTAAAACTATCATGATAGTAGATGATTCGGCCACCATGCTGATGAGTTTGCAGAGCACCCTCGAACTCATCGGCTTCGAGGTCGTATCGGCAGCCGACGGCGAAATCGCGCTCGACAAACTAAAAAACAGCCCGAAACCCGACCTGATCATTACCGATATCAACATGCCGAAAATGGACGGCATCGAGCTAATCCGTCAGACGCGTTCCCTCCCCGGTTTCCGCTTTACACCCATTTTGGTGCTCACAACCGAAAGTCAGCAAACCAAGCGCGAAGAAGCAAAACAATTGGGAGCCACCGGATGGCTGATTAAACCCATAGGGGGTGAAAATCTGCACAAGGTCATCAAGCAGGTACTTCCGGGGGCCTGA
- a CDS encoding DegQ family serine endoprotease produces the protein MLNRMLAALFWAAGLVFFCVNVGASELPDFTGLVENNNAAVVNISTTQKLAAGNAQQQLPEGFDIPEGSPLDEFFKHYFGEGGPGGMPGMPGGSDGEPGEAKSLGSGFIISQDGYVITNHHVVKDADEIVVKLQDRRELVAKVIGSDKRSDIALIKIDATDLPTVKMGSSENLKVGEWVLAIGSPFGFEHSVTAGIVSAKGRNLPSDNYVPFIQTDVAINPGNSGGPLFNMQGQVVGVNSQIYSRTGGFMGLSFAIPIDVAMKVADQLKSGGRVARGWLGVQIQDVTRELAESFGMKKPQGSLVSKVLPKSPAEEAGIQVGDVITEFNGQEITTSSTLPPMVGMAKIGESFKVKLIRQGHVKEVTVKVGALPDEDEPVIAGTEPGASPVNQRTGISVANLTPELRKQFDVSANGVLVQEAKPGPAYDAGIRRGDVILRVQDQLIRDTKHFEELIRSLPKGKSVAVLVQRRGGSLFLAMKLKD, from the coding sequence ATGCTGAATAGGATGCTTGCGGCTTTATTTTGGGCTGCCGGTCTGGTTTTTTTCTGTGTAAATGTCGGGGCGTCCGAGTTGCCGGATTTTACCGGGTTGGTGGAAAACAACAACGCGGCGGTGGTGAATATCAGCACCACGCAAAAATTGGCTGCGGGCAATGCGCAGCAGCAGTTGCCTGAAGGATTTGATATTCCTGAAGGATCACCGCTAGATGAGTTTTTCAAGCATTACTTCGGGGAAGGCGGTCCGGGCGGCATGCCGGGCATGCCCGGCGGATCCGACGGCGAGCCGGGCGAGGCGAAATCGCTGGGATCCGGGTTCATCATTTCGCAGGACGGTTATGTGATAACCAATCATCATGTGGTCAAGGATGCCGATGAAATCGTCGTCAAATTGCAGGATCGCCGCGAGCTGGTCGCAAAAGTCATAGGATCCGATAAGCGTAGCGATATTGCACTGATCAAAATCGACGCCACCGATCTGCCCACGGTAAAAATGGGTTCCTCGGAAAACCTGAAAGTAGGCGAATGGGTATTGGCGATCGGCTCTCCGTTCGGTTTCGAGCATTCGGTGACTGCGGGTATCGTCAGCGCCAAAGGGCGCAATTTACCGAGCGATAATTACGTGCCGTTTATTCAGACCGATGTTGCGATCAATCCCGGCAACTCGGGCGGGCCGTTGTTCAACATGCAGGGGCAGGTCGTCGGCGTCAACTCGCAGATTTACAGCCGCACGGGCGGGTTCATGGGGCTTTCGTTCGCAATACCGATAGATGTCGCGATGAAGGTAGCCGATCAGCTCAAATCCGGCGGGCGGGTGGCGCGCGGCTGGCTGGGCGTACAGATCCAGGATGTAACGCGTGAGCTGGCGGAATCGTTCGGTATGAAAAAACCGCAAGGTTCTCTGGTATCCAAAGTGTTGCCCAAGAGCCCGGCAGAGGAAGCCGGAATACAGGTCGGCGACGTTATTACCGAGTTCAACGGTCAGGAAATCACCACGTCCTCTACTTTACCGCCTATGGTAGGCATGGCGAAAATTGGCGAAAGCTTCAAGGTCAAGCTGATACGTCAGGGCCACGTCAAGGAAGTGACTGTAAAAGTAGGCGCGTTGCCCGACGAAGACGAGCCGGTCATTGCCGGTACCGAACCGGGAGCTTCGCCGGTAAATCAGCGCACCGGCATCAGCGTCGCGAATTTGACGCCGGAACTGAGAAAACAGTTTGACGTTTCTGCCAACGGCGTACTGGTACAGGAAGCAAAACCTGGTCCTGCATACGATGCCGGCATACGCCGCGGCGATGTCATCCTGCGCGTACAGGATCAGCTGATACGCGACACCAAACATTTCGAAGAACTGATCAGGTCGCTGCCGAAAGGTAAATCCGTGGCGGTACTGGTTCAGCGGCGCGGCGGTTCCTTGTTCCTGGCGATGAAATTAAAAGATTGA